Within Sphingomonas piscis, the genomic segment TGCCCCTGCCCACTTTCGTCTCCGTTCAGCCTTCGGCCGGCAACCATCCCGCCGTTGCGAAGGAAGACCTCGTCGATGCTCTGGATGCCGACGATCGGAAGACCCTTCGTGTCCGATGTAAATGTCAGCTGGGCATCGCCGCTGCCGACGACCAGGAACTCATCTGGCCCAATTTGAAGAAGCATTGCCCCGACGCGGCTGTTCGGGTCGATCGTTCCACCAGGTGGTGCGGCACGCACCATGTTGGCGAGATAGTTGCCGACACGGAGGCGGCCCGCGCGCTGCGCTTCGCCCTCCATGACCATCGCCCGAATATTGCCCTCGGCCTGCTTCTGCAGGATGAGCGGCGCCAGGCCGGCAAGCTGGCCGTAGACATGGCCGATCGCATCGTCCCGCCGGCCGACGCTCTGGCCATTGCCGTCGAGATCGCCGGCGCCCTCGCTGCCGTCGATACCGAACGGAGAAAAGCCCAGCGCATTTAGCGCGCCGAATGCGTGCAGCGCATTGGCCGCACCTTCCTTGCCGCCGCGCGCTTCCGGAATGAACAACGGGTTGTCGGACCGATTGTATGCGGCTGCCCAGTCGACGAATTGATCGAAGTAAATGTCGGGCGACAGGAATTCGAGCGACGGCGCGCCGGCCTTCCAGATGTCCAGGGAGCTCGGAAGCGGACCGCCCGAATTATATTGTCCGGGTTCGTAGTTCGGCCGGATGAGCGCCGCGTTGGTGAACATCGGCAGCGGATATTCCGCCTTCCCCGCGGCCGTCACTTTCTCAACATAGGTCGCATAGAACCATGACATGAACAGGTGATCGGTGACCGATCCCGTCCCGAACACCTCCTGCCAGGTGCCCGACGCTCTTGCGCCGGCCGCTTCCCATACCGAGCGGAGTGTCGGATTGAGCCGCGTGCGGTTCGTCGTCAGATGCTGCATCAACTCAGAGGGTACCGGCGCCGCGAAGGCTGCTTCGGCGACCGCAGAATGGTCGCGAGACTGAGGAATGACGCCGACCTCGTTCTGAACTTGCACCATCAGCACCGTGCGCTGCACGCGATCGATCGCCGCGATGTGGCGCATCAGACGTGCGAATGCGCGGGCATCGGAAGTCTGAGCTGCTGACGAAAACGGGGAAAGGCGCTCGGTGCCCTGCCCGCTGCTCATCTCGACCCGCGGAAACCGGGCGAGGTCGCTTTTGACCCAAGCGGGAACATAGCTGGAATAGGTATTCTTCCAGCTCCCGAACCAAAGGATGACCAGCCGCAGATTGTTCTTGCGTGCGCCCGCGGCGAAGTCGTCGACGACTTTGAACGTGAAGTGCCCCTCTTGGGGTTCGATGTCCTCCCACGCCACTGGAACCAGAACCGTGTTCAGGTTCATCGAACGCAGCATTGGCCAGACCGGCGCCATGTAATCGGCACTGTTGTAGCTGGAGTTGTGAGTCTCACCGCCAAGGATAAGGAACGGCTTGCCGTCGACGATCAGCTGCGTCGCGGCCCCCCGTCGCTCCAGATGAGGCAAGCCCTGCGCCTGGGCGGCTCCCATCATCGAACTCAAAGAGAGGACCAAACAGCCGACGAGAGCCTTCAGAACCTTCATGCTTTTCATGTCTGGCCTCGCGGGATCAGCAACAGCGTTCGTGAGTGATGGAATAGGCCATCTTGAAAGTGGAAGCAGCCCAGCCGTTCGAGACCGACCGGGCCGCCGCCACCTTTCACATCAGGACGGAACTAGATCGCGAGCGACCTAGAACCTGCCGCGAACGCCAAGCATCACGGTGCGCCCGGGATTATACTCGTTGAAGGTCGCATTCGGATAATCGAAGTAGCTGCCTTGCGACTCCTTGGTGATGTTGATCACGTTCAGCACGACCGTGGGCAGGTAGGCGTTGCCCAGGACCTTGCTGAGATCCACGTTGCCGGAGAAGTCGAGCTGCTTGTAGTCGCGGCCCCAGATGACTCCGAGCGGCGCAACAAAGCCGTTCTGACCCGGGTTGGACCCCTGCGACCCTTCGTTGAAGGTATAGCTCAGCCGCGCCGAGATGCCGTTGTTGTCGTAATAACCGGTAAGGTTGTACGTTTTCGGTGACACGCCGATCGCAACCGCCGGCGCACCCGCACCTTCGCCCTTCTGATCGATCAAGGTCAGATTGCCCTGAACGCCAAGACCGGTGAAGCCCCAACGCTCCGTTATGATGTCCAGCGGCTGGGTGATCTGGAACTCCAGCCCGTTGACCTTCAGCTTGCCGTCGGAATTGACCTGCTGGGTGAGGAGGATTTCGGCGTTATTGCCACCGGAGCAGTTCGTCGTTCCCGCAGGCGAGCCAAGGCGCGTGCAGATGGCTTCACGTTGCTGCGACGTCAGCCCTTCGAACGTGATCCCGTAGGGGGTCAGGAACGACAGCGGCTGCCTGGTGGTGCCGTTCACTGTGAAGCCGGTGATCGACTTGCGGAAAGCCGCAAACGCAATCACGCCTTCGCCGCCCGTATAATATTCGAAACCAAGATCGATGTTGGTCGAGATGTAGGGGTCAAGCTCCTGGTTCCCGATCGAGCCGACATCGGCCGACGGCGCATTGAAGGTAGCGCCGGGGAGCAGGGCATTGGGATCCGGACGGGTCATCGTCTTGGAAATGCTGCCGCGCGCCACGGCCTTGCGGCCGAAGTTGTACGCGGCAGTGAATGACGGCAGCCAGTTCTTGTACCGCGACTTGTCGGTCAGGAACACGATCTGGTTGGGATAGCGGCCACCGTCGGCGATCGGCGTCGGCACGGTGTTCCGAATGTCGGGAATGCTGATGACACCGCCGATGATCTGGTCGGTACGGACGTGGCGCGCGCCGGCATTGAACCGGAACTGATCGTCGTCGCCGACATCGAAGATGCCGTTGATCTCGAAGAAGGTGCCCAGCACCTTTTCACGGACGAGACCGCCGTTCGCACCGCTGCTTCCACTGCGAACTTCGGTCCTGTTTTGCAGGAAGCCTTCGTAGTTGGTGTCCTGGGCAAAACGATCCCAGTCTACGGTGATGAAGCCGGTGTCGTTGGGGCGAAGATAGCTGGCGATCGCCGAATTGGGGATGAGCGATCCCGCATAGACGATTGGCGGCCCGCCCGCCGTGTAATTGGTGCCATAGCCGGCATAATCAGGAAAGCCGGGCGCAATGGGCGTTCCGGGGACCTGCGTTCCGGGCACGCTGAGGCCGGTGCACGGCAAAGCCGCCGTGTTCGGGCCTTCCAACGTGATGTTCGGCCCGTTCCCGCAGATCGCGTTGGACCATGCGTTGGTGGCGTCGAACGGCGTGATGCGGCGCTGCACATCGTCGTAGGCCGCGCCGATCCGGGCGCTGATCTTTGTCTCGTCCCCGAACAACAGGCTTCCGCGGATACCCTTGGTCTTGGTCTTGCGGTCTTCGCCGTTCAGATTGACGCGGGCGCCGCCGTACCAGCCAAAATTCTTCGGATCGTTGAGGTCGATGTTGCTGTTGACCTGCGGGACTCCGCCGTTGTTGACATAGTCAACGGTGATGCCGCTGCTTGGCGGGGTAATCACGAGAACCGTTGGGCTTTCCCGGTGGAAATCACTCTTGGTGAGGTTCGCCTGAATATCGCCCTTGATGAAGCTGCTGATCGTGAATTGGGCGCCGGGGTTGATGCCCCAGAACTTCTGATCGTCCATGTACGGGCGATATTCGAGAAAGAATTGCGCGTTGGCATAGGTGCCGCTGGTCACCACGCAGCCGGCGGTACAATCCGACCGGTCATACTGGGTATTCAACGGGATGGGCGCGCTGTTGCGGACGGCCCAGTTCAACGCGGAACGGGTGAAGTCCGTCTTCCGGGTGCCGTACATACCGTCGACGTAGAATTGAAGCGCATCGCTCGGGCGATATTCCAGGGAAGCGATGGCGTTCTTGCGGAAGCGGTAGCCGACCTCGTCACGCGGACGAGACAGGCGCGGCAAGATGCCGTTATCGATCTGGTCGATGGTTGCGCCCGGATTGCGGCTGAGCAGGAAGGCCTGGTCGATCGGAGCGCCGACGGTGAGGCCGTTGCCGGCGTTCGCGGGGACCGTGGCAGGGATCGTGAAGTTGCCGCTACCGGTGGGGTTGCGCGTTGCGCCCGTGCGCTGCGATGCGCTGAGGTTTGGATTGGTGAAGCCGATGGTTTCATATCCATCGACCCGGAACTCGTTGCGCGCAAAGGCGCCGCCGACGAGGATGCCAAAATCGCCAAAGGTACGGCTTGCCAGCAGATGGCCATTATAGCCCCACTTGTCCGCGTTGCTGTTCTTCGTGCCTTGCAGGCCATAGCTGATGTAGGGCTTTGGATTGTCGAACGGGCGCGCTGAGCGAAGGTTGACCGTACCTGCAGCACCACCTTCCAACTGGCTCGCGGTCGGGGACTTGCTGACCGTCAACTGCGTGAACAGCTCCGTCGGAAGAAGGTCGAGGTCGACCTCGCGGTTCGTGCTTTGCGCGTCGAACCTTACCGAAGCGACCGCAACCGGCGCACCGTTCAGAAGCACGCGCGTGAAGTTGGTCCCAAGGCCGCGGATGGCAATGTTGGAGCCCTCGCCCGTGACCTCGCGGCTGATGGTGACACCGGGAATCCGGTTCACGGATTCTGCGATATTGGTGTCGGGAAACTTGCCGATGTCTTCGGCGAAGATCGAATCGGTGAAGCCGATCGAACGGCGCTTGGCATTTGCCTGGCTCTGCAGGGATGCGCGATAACCGGTGACCACGATGCTCTGATCGCCGGTTGCCGAAGGATCGGCCGGAGCCTGGGCTGTGGAATCGATTTGCGTTGGAGTGGTCTGACCGGCGCCTTCGTTCGTCGCATCGGTTGCCGGCTCGGCCGAGCTGCTATTGGACGACGCCGTGGGCTCCCCATTGCCCCCGGCGGTTTGCGCGGACGCCGTGCCCCCGATCAGCAAAACTGGAAATGAAGCCGTAGCCAGCAGCAAGCGCCGGCGCGCGTTGAACGATGCCATTGTGATCCTCCCTGTTCTCCGGCGGCTCTCTGGCCGCATCGAATTAACATGAGAGGTAAGCTCCACTCATCTTAATTGTCAACACAAAGGTAATCACGGTGGTCTTACCACTTGATGACGGTAGAAGTTGGGCTATGATTTCGTCATGGGTGAGGGCTAAGCGAGCAGAATGAGAGTTCCACGTGACAGCAAAGACCGGCTGTATCAGTCGGTTGTGCGGCAACTCGGCCAAGCCATTGAGGCCGGCGCCTATCCGGTCGGGACCCGACTGCCGTCGGAGCGCGACCTTGCCGAGCAACTGGGCGTGAGCCGCCCGGTGGTGCGGGAGGCGATCGTGGTCCTGCAGAACAGCGGCATGGTGGAGATTCGCCATGGCGCCGGTGTCTTCGTTCGCGCCAAGGCTGAAAGCGCCGGGTCTTTCGGGATGGATGCCGATGCGGGACCGTTCGAAGTCATCGAAGCGCGACGGCTACTCGAAGGTGAAGTGGCAGCGTTGGCGGCTGAACTGGTCACCGATCGTCAGATCGCCGAGTTGGAGACGTTACTCGATCGGCTCGGCGATATGCGCCTGGACGAAGCGACACGCGAGCAGGCGGACCGTGCTTTCCATCTCGCGCTTGCGCGGGTCACGGGGAACGATGTGCTGGTCAACCTTGTCGAGATGCTGTGGGACATTCGCTATCAGTCGTCGCTGTGCGCATATTTCTTCAAGCGAGCACGGGACGCGGGGATTGAGCCTGTGGTTGACGAGCATCGCGTCGTTCTGGACGCGCTGAAAGCGCGCGACCCGGAAGCCGCCCGCAAGGGCATGCGCGATCACCTGGCGCTCGTAACCAAGAACCTTCTCATCGCCACCGAAGAAGATGTTCGCGAGCGGGCTCGGCTGAGGGTCGAGGAACGAAGGTTCGACTTCGCGCGACGCGCCGGCGTGAGCGTCTGATCGGCCGCTTGACCCCGAGGAGGCAGATCAATGTTCAATCGCCGTGACGCATTGCTATCTGGTCTCGCGACAGGGCTGGTGGGATCGGCTGCGCGTGCGGCAGTGCCCGTCAGCTGGCCCGCCTTCCCCGCCGAAGAAATTGCGCTCTGGCCGGGGCCTCCACCAGGTGCGCCGGCAAGGTTGCCGGTCGAAGACGTGATCGAGACCGGCAATGCTGAGCGGCATGGGCGGATGGTGAAGGGACTTGCCCGGCCGCGGATGAAAGTCTTCCGGCCCGCGAAGCCCAACGGTGCCGCTCTGCTTGTAACGCCGGGCGGCGGCTATTCTGTCATCGTCATTGATGTCGAAGGCTATCAAATCGCACCATGGCTCGCGGAGCGGGGTTGGACGGTCTTCGTCCTCTACTATCGCCTGCCAGGCGAAGGCTGGGCAAATCGCGCCGATGTCCCGCTTGCCGATGCGCAGCGCGCAATGCGGCTGATCCGGTCGCGGGCTGCGACCTACGGCTTCGATCCCAGCAAGGTAGGCGCCCTGGGCTTTTCCGCCGGCGGGCATGTCTGCGGCGACCTCGCGACCCGGTTCGACGCAAAGGTCTATACGCCGGTCGATGCCGCCGACCGGTTGAGCGCGCGCCCGGCGGTGGCCGCACCGATCTACGCCGTTCAGTCGATGAGCGACCCGTTGGCGCATGGAGGCTCGCGCGACATGCTTCTGGGACCGAACTCCTCCTCGGCGATGCAGATGGCGCATAGTGTTGCGCGTAATGTCACGAGCGCCACTCCTCCGACTTTCCTCGCCCATGCAGAGGACGACACGGTGGTTTCGGTCGAGAATAGCGTAGAGATGCGCGCCGCGCTGAAGGCCGCTGGAGTGAAGGTCGAAACGCATCTTTTCACCGTGGGCGGCCATGGCCTCGGCACGCCGGGGCCGGCAGGCGAGCCGGCGCGGCACTGGAAGGAATTGTTTGCGACCTGGGCGCGAGCCCAAGGGCTCGGCTAGCTTCCCGCTTCGCCCGGTTCCGTCGGTTCCGCGATGGCAGCGTCGGCGCCGAGCGCACGGTACAGATCGACAGCGTTGCCCGCCCGTTGCCGCTGCACAGCCACCCGCCCCTGCTGCGCGTTGTAGAGTGTGCGCTGCGCGTCCAGCGTGGTGAAATAGGAATCGATCCCCCCGCGGTAGCGGGCGTTGACGAGCCGCAGCGTTTCGCTGGCGGCGGCAACATTAGCCTGAGTGGCGCGTAGCCGCTCCTCCACCGTGCCGCGATCGGCAAGCGCATCGGCCACTTCGCGGAAGGCGGTCTGAATGGCGCGTTCGTAGGATGCGAGAGCGGCGTCGCGCTCGGCCTGGCTCAGGCGAACGTTTGCACGGCCGGCACCGGCGTTGAAGATGGTGTAGCCCGCCCCTGCCCCGGCGGACCAAGTAAAAGCGCCGCTGCTGAACAGCGAGGTCAAGCTTGAGCTGGCGAGTCCCAGCAGACCTGTTAGCGAGATCGTCGGGAACAAAGCCGCGCGCGCGGCGCCGATCTCCGCATTGGCGGCGTAAAGTGTAAATTCCGCTTGCACGACGTCGGGTCGGCGCAGCAGGACGCGAGAGTCGAGGCCGGCGGGAAGCGGGGCGAAGGTGTCGCCGGCTCGTTCGATCGACTCCGGCAGAGTGCCGGGCGCGATAGGGGCACCGACCAGCAGTTGGATAAGGTTGGCGTCCTGAGCTCGGGCGGTGCGCTGCTCCGCTACGTCCTGCCGCGCCGTTTCCAGCACTTGCTGCGCCTGAAGCAGGTCGGTTGCCGGCGCGACTCCGCCCCGGAGTCGGGCTCGGGTCAGAGTGAGGCTCTGCTCGGCAGCGGCAGCCGTGTCCTCGGCAATGCGTAGCAGGCTCGAGTCCGCGGCATAGTCGAGCCATGCATCGGCGAGATCGCCGATCAACGTCAGTCTGACCGAACGCGCTGCTGCCTCGGTGGCCAGGAAGCGCTGCTGCTCGGCGCGGGTGAGTGAGGCCAAGCGCCCGAACAGGTCGATTTCGAAGGATGGCGAGACGCGCAGCGCGTAGCTTTGACGGACGCCTCCGGATGAACCCACCGCACCTGCAGTGGAGCCGCCCTTGCTGACGCTCGTATCCGCGCTGCTGTCGACCCTTGGGAACTGATTAGCGCGGGTAATCGTCACCCGCTCCCGCGCGGCCGCGATGTTGGCGACGGCGATACGAATGTCCCTATTGTTGGCAAGCGCCTGCTGGATCAACGCCTGCAGACGGACATCGCGGAAGACGTCGCGATAGGTGAAAACGGGCAGCGCGACTTCGTTCTGGCGCAGGTAAGCATCGCCGGCCGGCCAGGAGGCGGGCACGGGCAATGGCGTCGGCGTCAATTTGGGATCGAGCGACGTGCAGCCAGCCAGCAGCAGCAGCAGCAGCATCAACGCGGTCGATGTGCGCTTCACGCTTCCGCCGCCTTTCGCCGCGTGCGGAAGCGTTCGCGCACAACGATCAGGCCGTCTTTGACGCCGCGGCGAACCAGCACGAAGAAGAGCGGGATGTAGAAGATCGCGAGAATGGTCGCGGTCAGCATCCCACCAATGACGGAGGTGCCGATCGCGATGCGGCTGTTGGCGCCAGCACCGGTGGAAAGGGCCAGCGGAAGCACGCCGAAGATGAAAGCGAAGCTGGTCATCAAGATCGGGCGAAGTCGGATCCGTGCTGCCTCGAGCGCCGCATCGAGGATCGGCTTGCCCTGCCGTTCGGCCTGCTCGGCGAACTCGATCATCAAAATCGCATTCTTGGCGGCCAGGCCCATGGTCGTGAGCAGGCCGATCTGCAGGTAGACGTCATTTTCCAGTCCGCGCAGCGTCACCGCGAACACCGCGCCTACCAGCCCCAGCGGGATGACCAGCAGCACGGCCAACGGGATCGACCAGCTTTCGTAGAGTGCGGCAAGGCAGAGGAAGACGACGATCAGCGAAATGGCATAGAGCAAGGGCGCCTGGCCTGAAGACAGCCGCTCCTGGAAGGACTGGCCGGACCAGGCGACACTGGTCCCCGGCAGCTGTCCGGCAAGCCGCATCATCTCGTCCATCGCCTCACCCGAGCTGACGCCCGGCGCCGGCTGTCCTTGGAATTCGAACGCCGGCACGCCCTGGAAACGCGAAAGGCTGCTCGGCGCCGTCGACCAGCCGATCCGCGCAAAGGAAGAGAAAGGACTCATCTCCCCGGTAGAGGAACGGACGTACCATTGCGACAGGCTGGAAGGATCGGCCCGGTACGGAGCGTCGCCCTGAACGTAGACGCGCTTCACCCGCCCCTGGTCGATGAAGTCGTTGACGTAGCGTCCGCCCCAAGCCGTCGACAGGGTCGAGTTCACGTCGGCCTGGTTGAGCCCGAAGGCGGTCAGCCGCTGCTGATCGACGTTGATCGCCAGGCTGGCGACGTCCGGAAGGTCGCTTAAACGAACGGAGGTCAGCTTGGAGTTGGCGTTGGCGAGCTGAAGCAGTTTTTCCCGAGCGGCAATGAAGTCGGCACGGCTGAGCCCGCTCCGGTTCTGCAGCTGCATGCTGAAGCCGTTGGACTGACCAAGGCCGCGGATGGCGCCGGGGACGAGGGCGAACACCTGCGCATCGCGGAAGCCGCGGAAGGCACCGGAGGCGCGCTCGACGATGGCGTCGGCGGTGTTCTCCTTGCCCGGCCGTTCGCTCCAGTCCTTGAGGTTGAGAAAGCCCTGCCCCGTGTTCTGGCCGGTCGCGCCGCCGCCCCGCCGCCGCCCGCCACGGTGAACAACGTCTGGATGTTGCCTGACTCATGCTCGGCGAAATAGCGCTCGATCTGCCGCTGCACCTCAAGCGTGCGCACCTGCGTCGCGCCGGCGGGCAAGCGGAACTGGATGCTTGCCGCGCCCTGATCCTCCGTCGGAAGGAAGCCGCTCGGCAGGCGAAGGAACAGGACGACGAGCAAAGCGACGATGGCGGCGTAGAGCCCCAGAAAGATCCATTTCCGGTCGATGACCTTGAGCGCTGCCGCCTGGTAGCGGTCGACGCCGCGATCGAAGATGCGGTTGAAGCCATTGCCGGCCCGGTGAACGAGCGCACCAAGCCTTGGCGCCTTGCGGTCGAGCCAGGTGGGCGTCGGCCCGTCTTCCGAATGGGGCTTCAGCAAGGTGGAGGTGAGCGCCGGGCTCAGCACCAGCGCGACGATCACCGACAGCACCATCGCCGAGACGATGGTGATCGAGAATTGCTTGTAGATGACGCCTGTGGACCCGCCGAAGAAGCTCATCGGCAGGAAGACCGCCGAGAGGACCAAAGCGATGGCGACGAGCGCCGTCTGGATCTCACCCATCGAGATGATCGTCGCCTCGCGCGCCGACATGCCGGGGTTCTCCGCCAGCAGACGCTCGACATTCTCCACCACCACGATGGCATCATCGACCAGCAGTCCGACCGCGAGGCTGAGTCCGAACAAGGTCAGCGTGTTGATCGTGAAGCCTGCGATGTAGAAAATGGCGAAGGTACCAAGCAAAACCACCGGAATGGCGATCGCCGGAACCAGCACTGCCCGCCAGCTTTGCAGGAAGACGAACATGACGATGATGACGAGGATCACCGCTTCGATCAGCGTCTTGACCACTTCTTCAACCGACAATTTGATGAAGGCGGTCGTGTCGTTGGCGTAGGTGTGCTGGATGCCCTCGGGGAAGCTGGCGGAAAGCTCCTGCACCCGCGCCTTCACCAATTCGGAGGTCTGGAGGGCGTCGGCACCGGGGGCGAGCGAGACGGCAATGCCGGCACCGGGATGGCCGTTGACGCGGGTCACGGCGTTGTAATTTTCCGAACCGAGCTCAACGCGGGCAACGTCGCCGAGCCGGACGCTTGCGCCGCTCGGGTCGGTTTTCAGGATGATCGCGCGAAACTCTTCGGGTGTCCGAAGCTTGGACTGTGCGGTGACCGTGGCGTTGAGCATCTGCTCGGACGCTTGCGGAAGGCCGCCGACTTCGCCGGCCGCTACTTCGGTATTCTGGTTCTGGATGGCCGAGACCACGTCGCTGGGCATCAGCGACACGGCTGCCAAGCGCTGCGGCTGAAGCCAGATCCTCATGGCGTGCTGGGAGCCGAAGACGTTGATGTCGCCGACGCCCGGCACGCGCGACAAGGGGTCCTGGAGGTTGGAGGTCAAATAGTCGGACACGTCCATGTTGGTGCGGGTGTCGGTGGAATCGTACACCGCGACGATCATCAGGAAGTCGGGGTTCGACTTGGTGACGCGGATGCCCTGCTGCTGAACCTGTTGCGGCAAGCGGGCAATCGCCTGTTGCACCTGGTTCTGAACCTGCACCTGCGCTGTGTCCGGGTTGGTGCCTTTCTCAAACACGACCGAGATGCTCACCGCGCCGCGCGAGCTGGACGAGGAGGAGAAGTAGAGCAGGCCGTCGATGCCGGTGAGCTGCTGCTCGAGGATCTGGGTAACGCTGTTCTCGACCGTCTCCGCCGAGGCGCCCGGGTAGCTGGCGCGAACGTTGACCTGCGGCGGTGCGACGTCTGGGTATTGCTCGATCGGCAAGCCCTGGATCGCGCCGATTCCCGCCAGCATGATGACGATGGCAATCACCCAGGCGAAGATCGGGCGATTGATGAAGACCTTGGACACGGCCTAGCGTCGGCCCTGCTGGTTGCCGCTCTGTTGACCGGCCGCGCCGGGCGGACGCGGCGCGATCCGTTGCGGTGCGTTCGCCGGCACCGGCCGCAACGGCGCGCCGGTTCGAAGGTTTGCCGTCCCTTGGGTGATGATCTTGTCCCCCGGCCTCAACCCCACAGTCACGACCCAGTTCGGCCCGTAGGTGCGTGTTGCCTGCACCGGACGCCGCTCGGCCTTGTTGCCCGCGCCGACCACGAACACGAAGCCCTGACCGCCGATGTCGCGTTGCAGCGCCGCCTGAGGAACCAGGACGACGTTGGGAGTGACCGCCTGCGTGAACTCCGCCTGGACGAACATGCCGGGCAGCAGAATCCCCTGGGGATTAGGCATCCGCGCCCGAAGGGTCACCGTGCCGGTGCTTTCGTTCACCAGGGCTTCGGAGAACTGAACGGTTCCAGTGTAGCCATAGTCGCTGCCGTCCTCGAGCTTCAGGCGTACCTGCGTGCTGCCGGACAGCGCGCCGCCACTGGCCAATGATCGCTTGAGCGTCAGAAGGTCCGCGGCCGACTGCTGGATGTCGACATACATGGGGTCGACGCCCTGGATCACTGCGAGCGGGTCGGCCTGGCTGGCGGTGACCAGCGCGCCAACCGTCGAAAGCGACCGGCCGATGCGACCGCTGATCGGCGCGGTGATGGTGGTGAAGCGAAGGTTGATCTGCGCCGTCTGCAACGCGGCATTGTTTTGCGCCACCTGGGCGCGGGCCTGCCGCGCCTGGGCTGCGGCGTCGGTGTAGTCCTGCTGGGCGACGGCCTCGATCTCAGCGAGCGGACGATAACGATTCGCTCGTTCCTGCGCCGCCTGCGCGGTCGCTTGTGCCGCCGCGACGTTGGCCCGCTGCTGATTCACTGCCGCTTGGTAGAGGCTCGGGTCGATCTGATAGAGCGCCTGACCCTGCCGGACGTACGAGCCTTCCTGGAAAAGTCGCCGGCGGACGAGGCCGCTGACCTGGGGTCGAACTTCCGATTGCTGGAAGGCGACCGTTCGCCCGCCGAGGCTCGATTGCAGCGGAACCGAGGCAAGCTGGGCGACAACGAACCCGACCTGAGTCGGGCCGCGCTGGCCGCCGCCCTGCTGGCCCTCTCGATCCGACCCTGAGCAAGCGGTCAGGGACAGGGCACTGGCGGCAATGGCGAGCAGCGCCGCACGCGGAGCGATGGAAGGCACGGCTGCGGCTCTATTGCGCCAGGCGGCGCTTCTCAACCGCAACTGGTCGAAAATAATCAACGGTTTGTTGACCTTGCAGTCGGCGCCTTGCTTCAATTCCGGCCCATCCTCGCCTATCGAACAGGCGCGCCGGTAGCCTGCCGCGGCTCTCAGCACTATGGGGCGAAGGACGGTATCCCGCTCGGCGGACGACCAAGGGAAGCGAAGTTCAGTATGCAGCAGTTTTCGCCCGTCCGGGAGTGGCACGACATCGACGTCGCCAAGTTTCGCAACGAGATCGCACCGCTTCGAGAGCCCGCAATCCTTCGCGGACTGGCCGCCTCCTGGCCCGCAGTGCAAGCGGCCGGGCAGTCGAACGAGGCCCTACGGGACTATCTGCTGCCGCTCGACAACGGCAAACCCACGCCCGCCTTTCTAGGGCCGCCCGAGATCAAGGGACGCTTCTGGTACCGCGAGGACATGCGCGGCTTCAATTATCAGCAAAGCCAGGCCGCCATCGGACAATTACTGCAGGCCTTGGTTGCCGCGCAGGACGATCCGAACGCCCCGTCGCTCTATGCCGGCGCGGTTCCGGTTGCCGAGCACATTCCCGCCTTTGCCCGCGACAATGACATCGACCTGCCCGGCACGGGCGCGGTTGCGCGGATGTGGATCGGCAATCGCGCCACCGTTTCCACCCACTTCGACCTGTCGGAGAATATCGCCGTCGTGGTTGCTGGCCACCGACGCTTCACCCTGTTCCCGCCCGAGCAGGTGCAGAACCTCTATGTCGGGCCGTTCGACTTCACCTTCGCCGGACCGCCGGTCAGCATGGCCAACCTGCGCGAGCCCGATCTAGGGCGCTATCCCAGGTTTGCGGAAGCCTTGAAGAACGCCCGCGTTGCAGAACTTGAACCAGGCGATGCCATCTTCGTCCCCTACATGTGGTGGCACCATGTC encodes:
- a CDS encoding efflux transporter outer membrane subunit, which encodes MKRTSTALMLLLLLLAGCTSLDPKLTPTPLPVPASWPAGDAYLRQNEVALPVFTYRDVFRDVRLQALIQQALANNRDIRIAVANIAAARERVTITRANQFPRVDSSADTSVSKGGSTAGAVGSSGGVRQSYALRVSPSFEIDLFGRLASLTRAEQQRFLATEAAARSVRLTLIGDLADAWLDYAADSSLLRIAEDTAAAAEQSLTLTRARLRGGVAPATDLLQAQQVLETARQDVAEQRTARAQDANLIQLLVGAPIAPGTLPESIERAGDTFAPLPAGLDSRVLLRRPDVVQAEFTLYAANAEIGAARAALFPTISLTGLLGLASSSLTSLFSSGAFTWSAGAGAGYTIFNAGAGRANVRLSQAERDAALASYERAIQTAFREVADALADRGTVEERLRATQANVAAASETLRLVNARYRGGIDSYFTTLDAQRTLYNAQQGRVAVQRQRAGNAVDLYRALGADAAIAEPTEPGEAGS
- a CDS encoding efflux RND transporter periplasmic adaptor subunit gives rise to the protein MPSIAPRAALLAIAASALSLTACSGSDREGQQGGGQRGPTQVGFVVAQLASVPLQSSLGGRTVAFQQSEVRPQVSGLVRRRLFQEGSYVRQGQALYQIDPSLYQAAVNQQRANVAAAQATAQAAQERANRYRPLAEIEAVAQQDYTDAAAQARQARAQVAQNNAALQTAQINLRFTTITAPISGRIGRSLSTVGALVTASQADPLAVIQGVDPMYVDIQQSAADLLTLKRSLASGGALSGSTQVRLKLEDGSDYGYTGTVQFSEALVNESTGTVTLRARMPNPQGILLPGMFVQAEFTQAVTPNVVLVPQAALQRDIGGQGFVFVVGAGNKAERRPVQATRTYGPNWVVTVGLRPGDKIITQGTANLRTGAPLRPVPANAPQRIAPRPPGAAGQQSGNQQGRR
- a CDS encoding cupin-like domain-containing protein; translated protein: MLQFRPILAYRTGAPVACRGSQHYGAKDGIPLGGRPREAKFSMQQFSPVREWHDIDVAKFRNEIAPLREPAILRGLAASWPAVQAAGQSNEALRDYLLPLDNGKPTPAFLGPPEIKGRFWYREDMRGFNYQQSQAAIGQLLQALVAAQDDPNAPSLYAGAVPVAEHIPAFARDNDIDLPGTGAVARMWIGNRATVSTHFDLSENIAVVVAGHRRFTLFPPEQVQNLYVGPFDFTFAGPPVSMANLREPDLGRYPRFAEALKNARVAELEPGDAIFVPYMWWHHVEALDAVNVLLNYWWELTGETWKGSPFKALMHAIMSIRDLPERERSVWRAWFDHYVFGDGHAAVAHLPPHGRGALGDMSPEIARAVKAFIVDEFKR